TCCTTGACCATGCCTGCAACCGGAATACTCAAGCCCAGAGACTTCAAAACCTCAACTGCAGCGTTTACCTGATTTTGTCCACCATCTATCAAAATGAGATCGGGCAGGCGTCCATGCTTTTCAGGGCTTGCAAAGCGGCGCATCAGCACCTCTTTTACACTTCTTATATCATCCTGCCCTTCAAAGCTTTTGATTTTGAACTTTCTGTAAAAATCTTTATTAAATCTACCATCTTCAAATACAACAAGTGTTCCGACATTGTCTGACCCTGCAAGGTTGGATATATCATAGCTTTCTATCTTTTCTATCTCGTGGCTTATATTCAGCATATTTTTGAGGTGTAAAAGGGCTTCTGTGTAGTAATTTTCTACTTTCTGTTTATTGACAAGCAAAATTTCAGCGTTTTTCTTGGCCATTTCAAGAAGCTGCTTTTTATCGCCCTGCTTCGGAACAACAATTTTTGTTCTAAAACCGTACAGTTTTTCTATCATCTCTTCTACACTGCCGCAATTTTCAACCAGGTGGGGAATTACAATCTCTTTCGGTACAGAGACAACATCCGAATAGTACTGTTCTAAAAATCTCTCAAATATCTGCTCATCGTTTTTCAAAACAAACTCTTCTTTGTTAATAAGTTTGCCATTTCTGATTATAAAAACAACTATACAGATGTTGGAAGAATCGCTTGCATAGTTTATCACATCCTCGCTTCTATCATCAGCATAAATAACCTTCTGTTTTGTAATAATCTGCTCCAAACTTGTAATTTTATTTTTTATCTCCTGGGCTTTTTCAAACATTAGCTTATCTGCATACTCAAACATCTTCTTTTTAAGATCTTCAACAATCTCTTCGCCCCTGCCATTTAAAACCTTTATGGCTTTTTCAACAAGCCCCTGGTACTCTTCTTCAGAAACATCGCCCTTGCAAACACCAAGACATCTTTCTATATAAAAATTCAGGCAAGGTCTTCCCCTGCCAAGCTGCTCAGGAAACTTCTTCTTGCATGTCCTCAGCATGAAAAGACTTTTTAAAAGCTCTATTGTCTGCCTGACAGAATACCCTTTTACATATGGTCCAAAATACTTTGCTCCGTCCTTTTCAACCTTCCTTGTTGTAACAAGCCTTGGAAACATCTCGTTTGTTATTTTGATATACTGATAGTTCTTGTCATCCCGCAAAAGTACGTTGTATTTGGGTCTGTATTCTTTTATAAGGTTGCACTCTAAAATCAAAGCCTCAACCTCTGTGTCTGTGACAATATAGTCAAAATCTTTAATCTTGCTTACCATAAGCCTTGTTTTTGGCGTCATATCTGAGTTTTGAAAATACTGTCTTACCCTGTTTCGCAAATTGACTGCCTTGCCCACGTATATTACCCTGCCGTTCTCATCTTTCATTATATAGACACCTGGAGTTGTCGGAAGGTTTGCAAGCTTTTCCTGGATTGTCAGCATTTTTTGCCCTCTCCTTCTCTGTCTTTAAAAGCTCCCTATTGAATTATCTAAGACAAAACAACCTACTGGTTTTGGCTTTTCTCTGTTATTGTCACTTTTATGTAAGAGGGTGATACCTCTACATTTTCAATATTGTCTGGCTTTTCCAACATGACTGGCAGGCTATAATCTCCCTGTGTTAAATTTGAAACATCAACATATGCTCTAAAACGGGAAAAATCTATTGAACTTTGATTGCTCTGGTAATACTTTATAGTAAGTGTAACCCTGTCAGGGCTCAGGCTTGCCAGATACTTGCTCTCAAGATCTTTTACCTCAACCGGTATGGTAATTGACTTCTGGACAATTGAATCAGTATAGATAGTTATCACAACCTGTTTGACATTGTCCAGAGCCTTTATGTTCTTGGGAAGGTTAAAATCAAACTGGAATGTTGAAACATTTTCCAGCATTCGCGCATCAACTGTCCCTACAACAATTTCATTCAGGGAATTTATATCCTCTTCCTTCCCGGCAACATTGATTGTTGAAGGCTTCAATACAATCCTTGAAATAATTTTACCCGGAGGAAGCTGACCTTTGAACTTTACGGTAAGCGGCACCTGTTTTGTTTTCAATATATCAACATAAACATCTATGCTTTTTTGAGACAAATCAAAAAGCGATGTTATATCCTTGCCTTTCATATCCAGAACTTTGACAGGAACAGAAGCTTTAAAAGATCTATCATTCAGGCTAAGATTTAACTGAGCAACGCACTTTGAAATCTCTTTTATATCACTCTCTGCACCCTTTATACTGATAACATTCGGCTCCTCCTGGTAGCTATTTATTATGTAGCCCTTTTTGGGATTTCCGTTTATCTCTACTGTGACATCCTTCTGAATTGTCACAAGATTGTCAATGTTCACCACCACATTTTTGGGATACACACTTTCTATATTGATTCTATGGTAGGGGTTGTTTATATTGACTGGAAGCTTTATCTCTCCTGTCTGTCTTACATCAGAAAAATCTACCACTGCCTGAATGTTCTTTTCATCCACCTTGCCCAGCTCATCCTGAGTACCACTGACAACTATTCTAACCTCTTTTGCATCCGACTGTGTCATAACAAGCCCCTTCGACAGGGTGGAGATATTGTAGCGTATTGGCACTATTAGCTCTCTTTTCTTTATAGGATTTATGATGCTATTTACATAAAACCACAGAATGATAGCAATAAATACTGACAGGACCCTCAGCCAGAACGTATCATCTTTTGGTTTTTTGAGCTCAATCTTTTTCAAATCCTAACGCCTCCACTTGAATATGTTAAAACCGTTTTTCTCCTTTTCAGTTTTAAGTGGTCTTAAAAGTATCTTCCTCAATGCCTCCGGACCCAAGTTTCGCGTAAGCCCTCCATTGTAAGCAACAGATATAATCCCTGTTTCTTCTGATACAACTATGGCTGTAGCATCCGAGTTTTCTGAAATACCAAGCGCTGCCCTGTGCCGTGTACCAAGCTCTTTGCTTATGTACCTGTTCTCCGAAAGGGGTAAAAAGCACGCAGCCGCTTTTATCTTCCCATCTCTTATAATTACAGCACCATCGTGCAGTGGAGTATTTGGAATAAAAATATTAATAAGAAGCTGGGATGATATCTCAGAGTCAATTATAATCCCTGTGTTGATTATATCGCCTATCTTTGTCTGCCCTTCAACAACTATCAGCGCACCAATTTTATTCTTTGAAAGATACATCACAGCTTTTATAATCTCCTCAACACTATTCTGCCACTTCAAAATTGCCTCTTCATCAGAACCAACCCAGAAGAACTTTCCCCAGATTTTGCTTCTTCCAATCTCCTCCAATGCACGCCTCAGCTCTGGCTGGAAGACTATCAAAAGAGCCAGGACACCATATGAAAGGGTGTTTGTCAGAAGCCAGTTTATAACATTCAGGTTCAGCCATTTACTGACCTGAGTTATAACTATCAAAATCACAATTCCTTTTATGAGCTGATACGCCCTTGTGTCCTTTATCCACACAATTATTTTGTATATCACAAATGACACAATTGCAATGTCAATAATATCAAACGGCGTTATTCTTATTAAGGAGATATTCCTGAAAAACTCCTGAATATAAAAAGAAAGGTCCTTTACCAAATCAAATTCCCCCACACTGCTTTTTTAAATATTCCCCAGATATACATACATCAAATACTTCTTTGCAATCTCTCTGAGTCTGTATAGCGTCTCTTTTGGTGTTGGTGGCAAAGTCATTTTGTATCTCGGAAAATACCTGGTCAAATGCAAAGGGATTCTATCATCAATTGACGAAAGCCACTTTGCAAGGTTTTCCATCTCTTCTTCGGAATCGTTTAAGGTTGGAATTATAAGTGTTGTTATTTCAACGTGAATCTTTTTGCTACAGATTTCAATAAACTTCTTGACACTTTCCAAATCACCACTGCATACCTTCTTGTAAAACTCGTCATTGAATGCCTTTAAATCGATATTTGCAGCATCTATTACATCAAGAAGTTCTAAAAGTGGCTCTTCATTTAAATACCCGTTTGTCACAAGCACTGTTTTAAACCCCTCTTCTTTGAACCTCTTTGCAACATCCACTACGTACTCAAACCAGATTGTCGGTTCATTGTAGGTAAATGCAATCCCAATACAGTCTTTGTCCTTCTTCGCAAGCTCAATCAAACGTTCTGTATCAACTTCAAACACACTGGGAGTTAGCTGAGAGATCTCATAGTTCTGGCAATGCAGGCATCTGAACGAACATCCAAATGTCCCTATTGAAAGTATGGTCGATCCCGGATAAAAGTGGTAAAGCGGCTTTTTCTCTATCGGGTCAAACGCAATTGAGGATATATACCCGTAGTTCAATGAGTAGAGCTTTCCATCAATGTTTTTTCTTGCCCTGCAAAAACCAGTATTGCCGGGCAAAATAACACACTCATGCGGGCATAGCCTGCACTTTACCTTTTTATTTTCCAATTTTTCATAGTACCTTGCCTCAACCATCTTTACCTACTTCCCCTACTTGTGCCTTTCAACTGTAAACCTTTCTATCTCAAAATCCTCTCTGTCATAGTCAATCCCCGCTTTTCTGCAGGCAATCCTCAGCTGCTCTTCGACTGTGTCAACACCCTCTAAATCAGGAAGCAAAAGCCCCTGTCTTGCACCTTTTCTGACAATCACACCGTACTTTTTGGGGTCAAGTTCTGAGATTGAATTTACCTTTTCAGGCGTGCTCAAGATATCTACATCATAAACCAGAGAATCAAGCTCATCTTCTGTGACCTCTTCAAACCTCGGGTCGTGAAAACCTGCCGCAACAGCGTTTTTGATTATCTCCTTTGCAATGTTTTCTTGCGTTGGATAAATTGTGCCTATACATCCTCTAAGGTTTCCATCCTTTTTGATTGATACAAAAACACCTGCCCTCTCTTTTAGCATCCGCTCTGTAACATACTCTGGTATATAGTCCATATACCTTCTGTGCCTTACATAGTACTCCAAGCTCTCTCTTGCAAGTCTTATATATTCATCTTCATTTTCTCTGAGTTTCTTGAGCCTTTGTTCTTTTTTAATAGCTATCTCATCAAGAAGGGATGCAGCAGTACCTTTTTGATAAAATCCAGCAACACAGTACCCTACCCCAAACGGTCCTTCATAAGAGTAAACCTTTGATTCTATCTCATAGCCATCAAATGCCCCAATTAGCACCTTTATTGACCTAAAACCGCATTCTGCAGCTTTTTCTGAAAATTCAGGTTCAATATCATAAAGTCCTTTAATATCACTCTTTTGCAAAAGGTCAACCAAAAGCCTGTCAAACTCAACACCTTCTCTGGCAAAACCATAGGGTCCATCTTCTTTTAGCTTGTGTGAAAGGTCACCGGAAGCAACAATCAAGCCTTTTTTTCCATGCTTTTCAAGAGCTTTTCTTATTATCATTCCATATTTATACAGCTTCATATCATCAACCATACAGTAAGCAGTGTGAATAAGTTCAAAATCTCTATATTTTTTGGTTATAAAATACAGTGGAACCATTGCACCATGGTCAAGCTCTCGCGAAACTCCATATCTTCTTTCAATCCTGTCTGTCACAAATCCAACGCTCAAACCCTCTTCTTTGCTCATTTTTGCTATATCTTCAACTATCTCAAGATTATTGCCAAACCTAAACTCAACCCCCCGCACACCCCATCTTGCAAGGCTACCTTCAATGATTGGTCTGTCATTCAAAAAGAAGACATCTGAAAAGATAGGCGCATGCGGTGATATAATAACAATTACATCAGGCTTGTACTCTGAAATCTCATCCGTCACTTTTTCCAGTGCATCCAAGGTTGCCTGACATTTTTTCTCTTCGCCATTTCCAATTCTGTCAATCAGAATTGGGGGATGTGGCAACAAATACCCTACCATTTTTGCCTTCTCCTTACTTTGATCTTTTTAAGTTTTTCATATATAATATTTTACCCTTTTTTTATCCTGCCTTCTACTACTGAAATGTTAAAAAGTTGTTACAAATTGCAAAACAAAAAGGCCAGCTTTTAAAGCACATCAAAAAGCCAGCCTTTTGAAATAAAAACTTGGAAGTATTTAAATTTTATCAAGAATGCTTTTCAGATACTCAAACCCCAGTTTCAATCCCTCTTTGACCTTTTCTACACTTCCCTCATATTCGGGATCCTCGTGCTCAATGCTGACAACATAATCATAACCATTGCCTTTCAGCTCCTTCAAAAATGCCTCCCAGTCAATCTCGCCGCGTCCCGGCATTCTGTATGTCCACCATCCCATATCCCAGGCATTTCTCCTCTGAATTTGACTGCCAAAGATTGAGAATTTGTTTAGCCTATCTTTGAAAACCTGAGTGTCTTTCGCATGGACATGGAATATTCTGTCTTTGAACTCTTTTATAACAGAAACAGGGTCAATCCCAAGCCAGTAAAGGTGTGATGGATCAAGGTTCAAGCCAAAGTTGTCGTAAGGCAGTCTTGAGAACATCTCTTCCCAGAGCTCAGGTGAATATGATATTGTCCCCATCCAGCCACCGTCCGGATTCCAGCCCGGCATTGGGCAGTTCTCAATTATAATAGATACATTTTTTGACTTTGCATACTCTAAAATCTCTCTGAACACAATTTCAAACTCATCAAAGTTCTCTTTAACTGTCTTGTTATAGTTTCTCCCAACAAATGTGCCAACATATTTAACACCAAGAAGCTCCGCTGCGTCAATTACCTTTTTTAGATGGTCATGGTATGATTTTCTTATAACAAGGTCAGGGTGAAGGTTGTTATCATAGTATGCCAGAGAGGAAATCTGCATGTTGTTGTCTTTGAAAAGCTTCTTTATCCTTTCTGCTTCATCTTTTGTAAGGTTTGCAACATCTAAGGTTGTGCTCGAATAATCTCTTGTGTTTTTCAAAGGCCAGCATGCAATCTCCAGCATTTCAAATCCAACATTCTTTGCCCACACAACCAGATCATCTAAGCTCACATTTGGAAGGCAGGCTGTTAAAAATCCAAGTTTCATCCTTTCAAACCTCTCCTTTCGCATTCCAAAGAATTTATAAGTCCTCAATAATCTATCCTGACTACCCTGCCAGTTTGAGCTGACTCAAAGCAGGCAAAAACAACCTTCATGGTCTTAAGTCCCTCTTCACCGGAGATTTCAGGCGGAGTGTTTGTCAGAATACAGTTTATAAACTCATCCATAACACCTGACTTTGTCTGATTCTGGTTTGTCTGCATTGTATCAAGTTCAAAGTAGGCTTTCTGCCCATTTGCATACCTAATTATCATTGAAAATCTGGGGTCGCCATAAAGAGTGATTGAACCTCTTTCACAGTATATAACAGTTGAATTGTCTTCACTTCCGGGGTATGTCCAGGAAGCTGTTAAAGTTCCAATTGCACCGCTGTGGGTTTTTAGAATACAAACAGCATTGTCATCAACGTCTATCAGCCCTCCGCCGGGGTACCTCTTTGCAAGGGTCGTGACAAAAGCAGCTGCCTCAACAAACTCTTCACCAAGTAAAAACCTCATCAGATCTATCTTGTGAACACCCAGATCGCCCATGCTGCCAAATGCAGCTTTTTCTTTATGGAAAAACCATGTATCAGGTCTGTCAGAGCTCCAACCTTCGGGTCCACCATGCCCGAAAGTAGTCTTAAAGCTCAAAACTCTGCCAAGTTCACCGCTCTGGATGATCTGCCTTGCCTTTATATGAGCTGCGTTAAACCTCTGGTTGTGAGCTATCATCAAAAACTTTCCTGTTTCTTTTGCTGTATCCACCATCCTGTTGCAATCTTCAAAAGTTGTTGCCATTGGTTTTTCGCACAGGACATGTGCACCCGCCTCAAGAGCCTTTATGGTAGCATCTGCATGAAGATAGTTGGGTGCTGCAACAACCACAGCATCAGGTTTTTCTTCCTTTAACATTGTCTCATAATCAGCATATACCTTGGGCACATCAAACATCTTTGCTACGCTTTCTGCATTCTTTAAGTTACCGCTACAAACAGCAACAACTTCAACATTTTCATTAGCCTTTGCCTCGGGTAGATGTCTGTGTTTTGTAATTGAACCGCAGCCAATTATAGCAAGCTTTAGTTTGGACACGAGAATTTGCCCCCTTTGATTGTGTAAATGATTACACAATAATTATACTGCAAAATGTAATCAATTACAATACGGTCAAAAACAAAAAAAATTCTTATGCTGACTCTCTTGTTTTTATCTCATGCGGAAGAATAATCTTTTGTTTTGAAAAACCATCTGGATTTTCCAGGCTATCTATAAGAATCTCTGCTGCCTTTTCACCAATCTCATACATTGGCTGAGCAACTGTTGTTATACTCGGCTCATAAATCCTTGAAATCATGATGTTATCAAACCCTGTTACAGCAAACTCATCGGGTATTTTGAGCAAAGATTCCTTTGCAGCTTTTATTGCTCCCACTGCCATGAGGTCAGATGAACATGCAATTGCGTCATATTTACCCGAGCAGATAAGAACTTTTAGCCTTTCGTAAATGTCTGCCCAGCCATATCTGCATCTTATGACATTCTCCTCACTGAACTCAAGACCATTTTCTTCAAGTGCCTGCCGGTAACCTTCCTTTCTCTCTTCTTCAGAAGGAATCCCTTCATTGCCAATTGCGCAGAGGATATTCTTTTTTCCCTTTTTTATAAGATAGTCTACAATCTCAAAAAAAGCCTTTTTGTGATCTATAAGCACACATGAGGTATCTAAAAAAGGATAAAACTCGCAAGCCTGGACTATTTTCTTCTGGTCCAGATCAAAAATAGTTTCACTGTCAATCCTGGCAGAAGCAATTATAGCCCCATCAACCTGCTTTCTTTCTATAAGCTTTAAATACTCACAAGCAATCTCAGGGCTGTTCCCTGTTGTGCACAGAAGTATGCCGTAGCCACGCTTTCTGGCTGCATCCTCAATACCCTTCACAACGCGCGCAAAATATACATTGGCAACAGTAGGCAATATTACTAATATCAGATTTGACTTGTCCTTTCGAAAGTTTCTTGCAAGAAGGTTGGGTTTGAAGCCAAGCTCTTCAATGGCTTTTAAGACTTTCTGGCGTGTTTTATCTGAAACCCTGTTTGAATTATTCAAAACTCTTGAGACTGTTGCAACAGAAACCCCTGCCCTTCTTGCAACATCCTTTACTGTTGGCATTTTACACCCCCGAAAAATTATACTTTTTATCTATTTTATACTCTTCTGACCTTATGTTCAACAAATATTGCTTTTTCAAAAAATCACTTTTCTTGTCGAATTTTTACCTTCAGATACATCAAAATGGTGCACACCATGGTAAAGAAAGTCGCAAGTCCAAACGGAAGCAGTTTTGAAAAGGTATAACACTGCCCTGCGATTGCACCAATAGGCATTGAAAAAAGAGACATCAAAAACATAGAAATCGAGAAAACATGCGCTCTTTTCTGATCGTCAACAGAGTTTGCAAGAATGGCATCTGCAAACGAATAATGAATTGTGACACCGATTGAAGCAAGCACAGTGGAAATAAGCATAAGCAAAAATCCAATTATTCCCGGTCTTGCAATCAAAATTAATGTATTCGAAAGAGTAA
The Caldicellulosiruptor morganii DNA segment above includes these coding regions:
- the uvrC gene encoding excinuclease ABC subunit UvrC: MLTIQEKLANLPTTPGVYIMKDENGRVIYVGKAVNLRNRVRQYFQNSDMTPKTRLMVSKIKDFDYIVTDTEVEALILECNLIKEYRPKYNVLLRDDKNYQYIKITNEMFPRLVTTRKVEKDGAKYFGPYVKGYSVRQTIELLKSLFMLRTCKKKFPEQLGRGRPCLNFYIERCLGVCKGDVSEEEYQGLVEKAIKVLNGRGEEIVEDLKKKMFEYADKLMFEKAQEIKNKITSLEQIITKQKVIYADDRSEDVINYASDSSNICIVVFIIRNGKLINKEEFVLKNDEQIFERFLEQYYSDVVSVPKEIVIPHLVENCGSVEEMIEKLYGFRTKIVVPKQGDKKQLLEMAKKNAEILLVNKQKVENYYTEALLHLKNMLNISHEIEKIESYDISNLAGSDNVGTLVVFEDGRFNKDFYRKFKIKSFEGQDDIRSVKEVLMRRFASPEKHGRLPDLILIDGGQNQVNAAVEVLKSLGLSIPVAGMVKDDRHRTRDLIYNGQEMGIQKDALVFKLISAIQEETHRFAVKYHRELRKKHLYESILDEIEGIGEKRKLKLFRVFGSIDNLRKASIEEIVKAADIPYDVAMKIKEKIGI
- a CDS encoding CdaR family protein, which encodes MKKIELKKPKDDTFWLRVLSVFIAIILWFYVNSIINPIKKRELIVPIRYNISTLSKGLVMTQSDAKEVRIVVSGTQDELGKVDEKNIQAVVDFSDVRQTGEIKLPVNINNPYHRINIESVYPKNVVVNIDNLVTIQKDVTVEINGNPKKGYIINSYQEEPNVISIKGAESDIKEISKCVAQLNLSLNDRSFKASVPVKVLDMKGKDITSLFDLSQKSIDVYVDILKTKQVPLTVKFKGQLPPGKIISRIVLKPSTINVAGKEEDINSLNEIVVGTVDARMLENVSTFQFDFNLPKNIKALDNVKQVVITIYTDSIVQKSITIPVEVKDLESKYLASLSPDRVTLTIKYYQSNQSSIDFSRFRAYVDVSNLTQGDYSLPVMLEKPDNIENVEVSPSYIKVTITEKSQNQ
- the cdaA gene encoding diadenylate cyclase CdaA, which gives rise to MVKDLSFYIQEFFRNISLIRITPFDIIDIAIVSFVIYKIIVWIKDTRAYQLIKGIVILIVITQVSKWLNLNVINWLLTNTLSYGVLALLIVFQPELRRALEEIGRSKIWGKFFWVGSDEEAILKWQNSVEEIIKAVMYLSKNKIGALIVVEGQTKIGDIINTGIIIDSEISSQLLINIFIPNTPLHDGAVIIRDGKIKAAACFLPLSENRYISKELGTRHRAALGISENSDATAIVVSEETGIISVAYNGGLTRNLGPEALRKILLRPLKTEKEKNGFNIFKWRR
- the amrS gene encoding AmmeMemoRadiSam system radical SAM enzyme, whose protein sequence is MVEARYYEKLENKKVKCRLCPHECVILPGNTGFCRARKNIDGKLYSLNYGYISSIAFDPIEKKPLYHFYPGSTILSIGTFGCSFRCLHCQNYEISQLTPSVFEVDTERLIELAKKDKDCIGIAFTYNEPTIWFEYVVDVAKRFKEEGFKTVLVTNGYLNEEPLLELLDVIDAANIDLKAFNDEFYKKVCSGDLESVKKFIEICSKKIHVEITTLIIPTLNDSEEEMENLAKWLSSIDDRIPLHLTRYFPRYKMTLPPTPKETLYRLREIAKKYLMYVYLGNI
- the amrA gene encoding AmmeMemoRadiSam system protein A, with protein sequence MVGYLLPHPPILIDRIGNGEEKKCQATLDALEKVTDEISEYKPDVIVIISPHAPIFSDVFFLNDRPIIEGSLARWGVRGVEFRFGNNLEIVEDIAKMSKEEGLSVGFVTDRIERRYGVSRELDHGAMVPLYFITKKYRDFELIHTAYCMVDDMKLYKYGMIIRKALEKHGKKGLIVASGDLSHKLKEDGPYGFAREGVEFDRLLVDLLQKSDIKGLYDIEPEFSEKAAECGFRSIKVLIGAFDGYEIESKVYSYEGPFGVGYCVAGFYQKGTAASLLDEIAIKKEQRLKKLRENEDEYIRLARESLEYYVRHRRYMDYIPEYVTERMLKERAGVFVSIKKDGNLRGCIGTIYPTQENIAKEIIKNAVAAGFHDPRFEEVTEDELDSLVYDVDILSTPEKVNSISELDPKKYGVIVRKGARQGLLLPDLEGVDTVEEQLRIACRKAGIDYDREDFEIERFTVERHK
- a CDS encoding sugar phosphate isomerase/epimerase family protein — encoded protein: MKLGFLTACLPNVSLDDLVVWAKNVGFEMLEIACWPLKNTRDYSSTTLDVANLTKDEAERIKKLFKDNNMQISSLAYYDNNLHPDLVIRKSYHDHLKKVIDAAELLGVKYVGTFVGRNYNKTVKENFDEFEIVFREILEYAKSKNVSIIIENCPMPGWNPDGGWMGTISYSPELWEEMFSRLPYDNFGLNLDPSHLYWLGIDPVSVIKEFKDRIFHVHAKDTQVFKDRLNKFSIFGSQIQRRNAWDMGWWTYRMPGRGEIDWEAFLKELKGNGYDYVVSIEHEDPEYEGSVEKVKEGLKLGFEYLKSILDKI
- a CDS encoding Gfo/Idh/MocA family protein, which codes for MSKLKLAIIGCGSITKHRHLPEAKANENVEVVAVCSGNLKNAESVAKMFDVPKVYADYETMLKEEKPDAVVVAAPNYLHADATIKALEAGAHVLCEKPMATTFEDCNRMVDTAKETGKFLMIAHNQRFNAAHIKARQIIQSGELGRVLSFKTTFGHGGPEGWSSDRPDTWFFHKEKAAFGSMGDLGVHKIDLMRFLLGEEFVEAAAFVTTLAKRYPGGGLIDVDDNAVCILKTHSGAIGTLTASWTYPGSEDNSTVIYCERGSITLYGDPRFSMIIRYANGQKAYFELDTMQTNQNQTKSGVMDEFINCILTNTPPEISGEEGLKTMKVVFACFESAQTGRVVRIDY
- a CDS encoding LacI family DNA-binding transcriptional regulator, which translates into the protein MPTVKDVARRAGVSVATVSRVLNNSNRVSDKTRQKVLKAIEELGFKPNLLARNFRKDKSNLILVILPTVANVYFARVVKGIEDAARKRGYGILLCTTGNSPEIACEYLKLIERKQVDGAIIASARIDSETIFDLDQKKIVQACEFYPFLDTSCVLIDHKKAFFEIVDYLIKKGKKNILCAIGNEGIPSEEERKEGYRQALEENGLEFSEENVIRCRYGWADIYERLKVLICSGKYDAIACSSDLMAVGAIKAAKESLLKIPDEFAVTGFDNIMISRIYEPSITTVAQPMYEIGEKAAEILIDSLENPDGFSKQKIILPHEIKTRESA